In Chloroflexia bacterium SDU3-3, one DNA window encodes the following:
- a CDS encoding glycosyltransferase family 4 protein, with protein MSTPQKPVDKALKTFAHLSSRSVYVLQKEGLKGFYARTKRKILPPKVLQAEWSKTYASEAFMLAQWLDCTPEQIERSKQQMERYAEGLQIQSINWYLPHFEHAYYGGVYTILRFASYFAQHYQVQSNFIILGSPESPAAEEYAKRVSSVFPALASGKAVVIRSDNDLASVPHTDACVATFWSTAYYVLKNQNTKRKFYFLQDFEPMFYPAGSSSAQVEATYRFGFYALTNTISLKELYEEQFDGKASFFNPCVDTSIFHPPAQRDWGGEHRPYTVFFYARPNFFRNGFELGSIALRKLKEQLGQRVRILSAGQNWNPADYGLEGVVENLGLLSYQQTAELYRTCDVGLAMMFTKHPSYLPFEFMASGCMVVSNVNSATKWLLKDGENCLLTNATASCIADTIIRGLQDHELRKRISDQAAGMIQTQFSQWDAQMEKIYQAMCSDMR; from the coding sequence ATGAGCACTCCTCAGAAACCCGTTGATAAGGCGCTCAAGACCTTTGCGCATCTTTCGAGCCGCAGCGTCTATGTGCTGCAGAAAGAAGGCCTGAAGGGCTTCTACGCGCGCACCAAGCGCAAGATCCTGCCGCCGAAGGTGCTGCAGGCCGAGTGGAGCAAGACCTACGCCTCCGAGGCGTTTATGCTGGCCCAGTGGCTGGACTGCACCCCCGAGCAGATCGAGCGCAGCAAGCAGCAGATGGAGCGCTACGCCGAGGGGCTGCAGATCCAATCGATCAACTGGTACCTGCCGCACTTCGAGCACGCCTACTACGGCGGGGTGTACACCATCCTGCGCTTTGCCTCGTACTTCGCCCAGCACTACCAGGTCCAGAGCAACTTCATCATCCTGGGCAGCCCCGAGTCGCCTGCGGCAGAGGAGTACGCCAAGCGCGTCAGCAGCGTGTTCCCTGCGCTGGCCTCGGGCAAGGCCGTGGTGATCCGCTCGGACAATGATCTGGCCAGCGTGCCCCACACGGATGCCTGCGTGGCGACCTTCTGGAGCACCGCGTACTATGTGCTCAAGAACCAGAACACCAAGCGCAAGTTCTACTTCCTGCAAGATTTCGAGCCGATGTTCTACCCCGCTGGCTCATCCAGCGCCCAGGTCGAGGCGACCTACCGCTTCGGGTTCTACGCGCTGACCAACACGATCAGCCTGAAGGAGCTGTACGAAGAGCAGTTCGACGGCAAGGCCAGCTTCTTCAACCCCTGCGTCGACACCAGCATCTTCCACCCCCCAGCGCAGCGCGACTGGGGCGGCGAGCACCGCCCATACACCGTGTTCTTCTACGCGCGGCCCAACTTCTTCCGCAACGGCTTTGAGCTTGGCTCGATCGCGCTGCGCAAGCTGAAAGAGCAGCTCGGCCAGCGGGTGCGCATCCTCTCGGCGGGGCAGAACTGGAACCCGGCGGACTATGGCCTGGAGGGCGTGGTGGAAAACCTGGGCCTGCTCTCCTACCAGCAGACCGCCGAGCTGTACCGCACATGCGATGTGGGCCTGGCCATGATGTTCACCAAGCACCCGTCCTACCTGCCGTTTGAGTTCATGGCCAGCGGCTGTATGGTGGTGTCGAACGTCAACAGCGCCACCAAGTGGCTGCTGAAGGATGGCGAGAACTGCCTGCTGACCAACGCCACCGCCAGCTGCATCGCCGACACGATCATACGCGGGCTGCAGGATCACGAGCTTCGCAAGCGGATATCCGATCAGGCGGCGGGCATGATCCAGACGCAGTTTTCCCAATGGGACGCGCAGATGGAGAAGATCTACCAGGCTATGTGCTCAGACATGCGCTAG
- a CDS encoding glycosyltransferase family 4 protein gives MWRWSMPHPSSPKPKSYLQAPRGIVQPVFIHSQLGASSRYRVEHQKEQCRPAAGGALLYLHRIPLTSRSLPMVASAKLRRVPVVFDTDDLVWDEREREYNHLDAHYPPAVVRQILRGTRRMRAMMRLADALVLSTPYLAQLAAQRFRQPAYVNLNALSHEQVALSHRAWQARTRRSDAPIIIGYFSGQAKVHDEDVASIAPALSHVLQHYPHVRLRIYGGLRLLGGLEHQRFAGQIERRDAVDWRDLPDQIAQVDINIAPLIDNPQRRAKSAVKYLEAAAVGVPTVAAKREPYALIEHGKTGLLAWPPDEWRDSLAMLIEDGQLRTALGEAARADVLAHHTTSARADSFNRILEEIARR, from the coding sequence ATGTGGCGCTGGAGTATGCCGCACCCCAGCAGCCCTAAACCAAAAAGCTACCTGCAAGCGCCGAGAGGTATTGTGCAGCCCGTCTTCATCCACAGCCAGCTCGGCGCTTCATCCCGATACCGCGTCGAACATCAGAAAGAGCAGTGCCGCCCAGCCGCCGGGGGCGCGCTGCTCTACCTTCACCGCATCCCGCTCACCTCGCGATCGCTGCCGATGGTGGCGTCGGCCAAGCTGCGGCGCGTGCCCGTGGTATTCGACACCGACGACCTGGTGTGGGATGAGCGCGAGCGCGAGTACAACCACCTGGATGCCCACTACCCGCCTGCGGTGGTGCGCCAGATTCTCAGGGGCACGCGGCGCATGCGCGCCATGATGCGCCTGGCCGATGCGCTGGTGCTCTCGACGCCCTACCTGGCGCAGCTGGCAGCGCAGCGCTTCCGCCAGCCAGCCTATGTCAACCTCAACGCGCTCTCACACGAGCAGGTGGCGCTCTCGCACCGCGCGTGGCAAGCGCGCACGCGGCGCAGCGATGCGCCTATCATTATCGGCTACTTCTCGGGGCAGGCCAAGGTGCACGACGAAGATGTGGCCAGCATCGCCCCGGCGCTCAGCCACGTCCTGCAGCACTACCCGCATGTGCGGCTGCGGATCTACGGCGGGCTGCGGCTTCTGGGCGGGCTAGAGCACCAGCGCTTCGCCGGGCAGATCGAGCGCCGCGACGCGGTGGACTGGCGCGATCTGCCCGACCAGATCGCCCAGGTGGATATCAACATCGCCCCGCTGATCGACAACCCGCAGCGGCGCGCCAAGAGCGCGGTAAAGTACCTTGAGGCTGCGGCGGTGGGCGTGCCCACGGTCGCGGCAAAGCGGGAGCCATACGCCCTGATCGAGCACGGGAAGACCGGCCTGCTGGCGTGGCCCCCCGACGAGTGGCGCGATAGCCTCGCCATGCTGATCGAGGATGGCCAGCTACGCACGGCGCTGGGCGAGGCCGCGCGCGCCGATGTGCTGGCACACCACACCACCAGCGCGCGGGCCGACAGCTTCAACCGCATCCTAGAGGAGATCGCTAGACGATGA